Proteins encoded within one genomic window of Tidjanibacter massiliensis:
- a CDS encoding DUF2284 domain-containing protein, with translation MKPTEKSAAIRRAFAIFAGTEMPCTRYITANLPAGDYLRSYCDTRRIEEYCRACGNYGRIWGCPPFDTDPLERLAGYGHIRIIGAVATLDAKERHRPADVSEAAAAAYAIVEDARRPMDARLLEAEKRHPGSRALFAGSCLLCGQGGCLRTEGKPCRYPDRARTSLEACGFDVARTAKELLGLPLRWSEGPVLPPYFTLVGGLFTKEKTEESEWTHA, from the coding sequence ATGAAGCCGACGGAAAAAAGTGCGGCAATCCGCCGCGCGTTCGCTATCTTTGCAGGCACCGAGATGCCCTGTACCCGCTACATAACCGCCAACCTGCCCGCCGGAGATTACCTCCGCAGCTACTGCGACACACGCCGCATCGAGGAATATTGCCGGGCATGCGGTAATTACGGCCGGATATGGGGTTGTCCGCCTTTCGATACCGACCCGCTGGAACGGCTTGCCGGCTACGGCCACATCCGCATCATCGGGGCGGTCGCAACATTGGACGCCAAGGAACGGCACCGGCCGGCCGACGTATCCGAAGCGGCCGCAGCCGCCTATGCCATCGTAGAGGATGCCCGCCGACCGATGGATGCCCGCCTGCTGGAAGCGGAAAAGCGTCATCCCGGCAGCCGGGCCCTTTTTGCGGGCAGCTGTTTGCTGTGCGGCCAGGGCGGCTGTCTGCGTACCGAGGGGAAACCGTGCCGTTATCCCGACCGGGCCCGCACTTCGCTGGAAGCCTGCGGGTTCGACGTGGCCCGCACGGCGAAAGAACTGCTCGGTCTCCCGCTGCGCTGGAGCGAAGGCCCCGTATTGCCCCCCTACTTCACGCTGGTCGGCGGACTGTTCACAAAAGAAAAGACGGAGGAATCGGAATGGACGCACGCATGA
- a CDS encoding hemerythrin domain-containing protein, translated as MQRTGKYTKDDPMSDLVSDNYRILLLMSRFGIGLGFGESSIGEVCRANGVDTSTFLIVTNMMLYDEIPADAYDKVSMEGLLSYLHNSHDYFLGFRLPAIREKLAAAVGTGSDLSRAIMKYFDDYTAGVHTHMAYEEEVVFPYVRALLEGRRQQDYSIDIFSRHHDQVETLLTEFKNILIKYYPSASTNEINNVLFDIFNCENDLASHNAVEDLLFVPAVGRLEKRVEEEG; from the coding sequence ATGCAGAGAACAGGAAAATATACCAAGGACGACCCGATGAGCGACCTGGTCAGCGACAACTACAGGATATTACTGCTTATGAGCCGCTTCGGTATCGGGCTCGGTTTCGGGGAGAGTTCCATAGGCGAAGTGTGCCGTGCCAACGGCGTGGATACCTCCACCTTCCTTATCGTGACCAACATGATGCTTTACGATGAGATTCCGGCCGATGCCTACGACAAGGTCTCGATGGAGGGTCTCCTCTCCTACCTGCACAACTCGCACGACTACTTTCTCGGATTCCGCCTGCCGGCCATCCGGGAGAAACTCGCTGCGGCGGTGGGGACGGGCAGCGACCTTTCGCGGGCCATCATGAAATATTTCGACGACTATACGGCCGGTGTCCATACCCACATGGCCTACGAAGAGGAGGTGGTGTTCCCCTACGTACGCGCCCTGCTGGAGGGGCGCCGCCAGCAGGATTACAGCATCGACATCTTCAGCCGGCACCACGACCAGGTGGAGACGCTGCTCACGGAGTTCAAGAACATACTGATTAAATACTACCCGTCGGCCAGTACGAACGAAATCAACAACGTGCTGTTCGACATCTTCAACTGCGAGAACGACCTCGCTTCCCACAATGCCGTGGAGGACCTGCTGTTCGTCCCGGCAGTCGGAAGGCTGGAGAAAAGAGTGGAGGAGGAAGGATGA
- a CDS encoding TonB-dependent receptor codes for MRLYTPRILSFFLALCPFLAAEAAQPLYSVSGRVTDAATGEPVTGAVVMVKDTYKGTETDMEGRWRLDNLAAGDYTFAVSFISYKSIEVSCRVAADVEGVDVCLESDSEEVEEVVVKARMRSDTEIAMLGTIKAVPQVTSGVSAAQISKSPDRNASEVVRRVPGITIIDDRFIIVRGLSQRYNNAWINGLAVPSTETDSRAFSFDMIPSSQIDNLLVYKSPSPEIPGDFSGGFVKIVTKGIPEENSIEVGYSTGFNVRTQFRQFRMNPGSYTDFLGFDLGKRPLGRSFPAHMDLVTSPDEITRLTREGFNNDWRIRSFIPMPDQRLSFSMARRWDTKRGRTVGNITAVTYSNTFKGVEGIKNARYGIYSAAADTPIYLDDYYDNQYSNDVRLGAMHNWAFILDASNRIEFKNLLNILGRNRLTERRGIKDMSSMYYLEQTEMQYSSRLTYTGQFSGTHHLAGTDATVTWDAGYSYADRNEPDRRIVSNMAGIGSTDDLADVVTGNDNIKRYFQTLGDHIASASGNYVQQLAWGGIRPTLKAGIYGEYRYRSYDQREFIYRYDNLSAEERQYYLKLPFQEMLSPEWLGADKVYIDEITRKTNAYTADIYYGAAYAALDIPLGKFDIYAGARLESYTTKLTRDRSDAPELILMTTKTHHDLNLLPSVNVTYRIDDRHQLRAAYGRSLNRPELRELSPTVYYDFDLFSEIAGNENLRTAVIDNVDLRYEFYPAPGETVSLGAFYKHFRNPIEWTYIDMGGSLRYMYENADRAQSWGVELDVRKNLGFIGMPNLSLVLNAAWIYSNVTFVPGEVVSEPDRPMQGQSPYVINAGLYYSSERLGLDVALLYNRIGKRIVGLGKSNSVNPDPNTLIPDSYEMPRNVLDFSVSKRIGRRVTLSCSVKDLLSEDVVYKQFPKFEKDGQMYRREQVTRRYNPGQSVSLTVSVKL; via the coding sequence ATGAGATTGTACACACCGAGAATTCTGTCGTTTTTTCTTGCGCTGTGCCCCTTCCTTGCGGCGGAGGCGGCGCAGCCGCTTTACTCCGTGTCGGGAAGGGTGACCGATGCCGCCACGGGCGAACCGGTGACAGGCGCCGTAGTCATGGTCAAGGATACCTACAAGGGAACCGAAACCGATATGGAGGGCCGTTGGCGCCTCGACAACCTTGCCGCGGGGGATTATACGTTCGCCGTCAGTTTCATCTCCTACAAGAGCATCGAGGTGTCGTGCAGGGTGGCCGCCGATGTGGAGGGGGTGGATGTCTGCCTCGAAAGCGATTCGGAAGAGGTCGAAGAGGTGGTCGTGAAGGCCCGTATGCGGAGCGACACCGAGATAGCCATGCTCGGAACGATAAAGGCCGTTCCGCAGGTCACGAGCGGTGTTTCGGCGGCCCAGATATCGAAAAGCCCCGACCGGAACGCTTCGGAAGTCGTCCGTCGCGTCCCCGGCATCACCATCATAGACGACCGTTTCATCATCGTGCGCGGCCTGTCGCAGCGCTACAACAACGCATGGATAAACGGACTGGCCGTCCCGAGTACCGAGACAGACAGCCGTGCCTTCTCCTTCGACATGATTCCCAGCAGTCAGATTGACAACCTGCTGGTCTATAAATCCCCCTCGCCGGAGATACCGGGCGACTTCTCCGGCGGTTTTGTCAAGATAGTGACCAAAGGTATCCCCGAAGAAAACAGCATCGAAGTCGGTTATTCGACCGGGTTCAATGTCAGGACGCAATTCAGGCAGTTCCGCATGAACCCCGGAAGCTATACGGATTTCCTCGGTTTCGACCTCGGCAAGAGGCCGCTCGGCCGCTCGTTTCCGGCGCACATGGACCTCGTCACTTCGCCCGACGAGATAACGAGGCTGACGAGAGAAGGGTTCAACAACGACTGGCGCATCCGGAGTTTTATCCCCATGCCCGACCAGCGGCTCTCCTTCTCGATGGCCCGCCGCTGGGATACGAAGCGCGGCCGTACCGTGGGCAACATCACCGCCGTCACATACAGCAATACGTTTAAAGGAGTCGAAGGTATCAAGAACGCCCGGTACGGCATCTACTCCGCGGCCGCCGACACGCCCATCTATCTCGACGATTATTATGACAACCAATATTCGAACGATGTCCGGCTCGGAGCGATGCACAACTGGGCGTTCATCCTCGACGCCTCTAACCGTATCGAGTTCAAGAACCTGCTCAATATATTGGGGCGTAACCGTCTGACCGAACGCCGGGGCATCAAGGACATGAGCAGCATGTACTATCTCGAACAGACCGAGATGCAGTACTCTTCGCGCCTGACCTATACGGGGCAGTTCTCCGGCACGCACCACCTGGCCGGTACCGATGCGACGGTGACGTGGGATGCCGGTTACTCCTATGCCGACCGGAACGAACCCGACCGCCGCATCGTCTCCAATATGGCCGGTATCGGAAGTACGGATGACCTGGCGGATGTGGTGACGGGCAACGACAACATCAAACGCTACTTCCAGACCCTCGGCGACCACATCGCTTCGGCTTCCGGCAACTATGTGCAGCAGTTGGCCTGGGGGGGTATCCGACCCACGTTGAAGGCCGGCATCTACGGCGAGTACCGTTACCGCAGCTACGACCAGCGCGAGTTCATCTACCGTTACGACAACCTTTCCGCCGAAGAGCGGCAATATTATCTCAAGCTGCCTTTCCAGGAGATGCTGTCGCCCGAATGGCTGGGAGCGGACAAGGTCTATATCGACGAGATAACCCGCAAGACCAATGCCTACACCGCCGACATCTATTACGGAGCGGCTTATGCGGCGCTCGACATTCCGCTCGGAAAATTCGATATCTATGCCGGGGCACGTCTCGAAAGCTACACCACGAAGCTGACGCGAGACCGTTCGGATGCACCCGAACTTATCCTGATGACCACCAAGACGCACCACGACCTCAATCTGCTGCCTTCGGTCAATGTCACTTACCGGATAGACGACCGGCATCAGTTGCGGGCGGCTTACGGGCGTTCGCTCAACCGTCCGGAGCTGCGTGAGCTTTCCCCTACGGTCTATTACGATTTCGACCTCTTCAGCGAGATAGCCGGTAACGAGAACCTCAGGACGGCCGTCATCGACAACGTGGACCTGCGTTATGAATTCTATCCCGCACCGGGCGAGACGGTGAGCCTCGGTGCCTTCTACAAACACTTCCGCAATCCGATAGAGTGGACCTATATCGACATGGGCGGTTCGCTCCGCTATATGTATGAGAATGCCGACCGGGCCCAAAGCTGGGGTGTGGAGCTCGATGTGAGGAAAAACCTCGGCTTTATCGGTATGCCGAACCTTTCGCTGGTGCTCAATGCGGCGTGGATATACAGCAACGTGACCTTTGTGCCCGGCGAGGTGGTGTCCGAACCCGACCGGCCCATGCAGGGACAGTCGCCCTACGTGATAAACGCGGGACTCTATTACAGTTCCGAACGACTCGGACTCGACGTGGCGCTGCTCTACAACCGAATTGGCAAGCGGATAGTGGGGCTGGGCAAGTCCAACAGCGTCAATCCCGACCCCAATACGCTGATTCCCGATTCGTACGAAATGCCGCGCAACGTGCTCGATTTCTCCGTATCGAAAAGGATAGGGCGACGGGTGACGCTGAGCTGTTCGGTGAAGGACCTTCTCTCGGAGGACGTGGTGTACAAGCAGTTCCCGAAGTTCGAGAAGGACGGACAGATGTACCGGCGGGAACAGGTCACCCGGCGCTACAATCCCGGTCAGAGCGTATCGCTGACTGTCTCGGTAAAGCTGTGA
- a CDS encoding putative quinol monooxygenase yields the protein MITIVARNVIREGKQEDFLKAVQPLIEASRAERGNVFYDLYEDVADSRAFCFIERWADEEAVAAHNASPHFRAWTAAKAEFVEAGTVARYRQR from the coding sequence ATGATAACGATAGTAGCCAGAAATGTGATAAGGGAGGGCAAACAGGAGGATTTTCTGAAAGCGGTACAGCCTCTCATCGAAGCGAGCCGTGCCGAACGCGGCAACGTCTTTTACGACCTTTACGAGGATGTGGCCGACAGCCGCGCCTTCTGTTTCATCGAACGGTGGGCAGACGAAGAGGCCGTCGCCGCGCATAACGCCTCGCCCCATTTCCGGGCATGGACAGCAGCCAAGGCGGAGTTCGTGGAGGCGGGTACGGTAGCCCGTTACCGCCAGCGCTGA
- a CDS encoding response regulator transcription factor — MSVTVKITVAEPSVIIRSGIIAVIGSAENLKAEIYEVSEIDQLRNVLSWQHPDILLVNPASLGLFPLQQLKKDTGNPDMKCVALQFAFTDHAALKSYDDAISVYDSAETVNDKLARLVSEPERDKRHESLSGREKEVIACVVQGMTNKQIADKLFISTHTVITHRRNISAKLGIHSPAGLTIYAIVNKLVELDDIKDSVEEQLPGD, encoded by the coding sequence ATGAGCGTTACGGTCAAGATAACGGTGGCGGAGCCTTCGGTCATCATACGCAGCGGCATCATCGCCGTGATAGGGAGTGCCGAGAACCTGAAGGCCGAGATTTACGAGGTGAGCGAAATCGACCAGTTGCGGAACGTGCTTTCGTGGCAGCATCCGGATATTCTGCTGGTGAATCCCGCATCGCTCGGCCTCTTTCCGCTGCAGCAGCTCAAGAAGGATACGGGCAATCCCGACATGAAATGCGTCGCACTGCAGTTCGCATTTACCGACCATGCCGCCCTGAAAAGTTACGACGATGCCATATCGGTGTACGACAGTGCCGAGACGGTGAACGACAAACTCGCCCGGCTGGTCAGCGAACCGGAGCGCGACAAGCGGCACGAATCGCTGAGCGGACGGGAAAAGGAGGTCATCGCCTGCGTGGTGCAGGGTATGACCAACAAGCAGATAGCCGACAAGCTCTTCATATCGACGCATACGGTCATCACCCACCGGCGCAACATATCCGCCAAACTCGGCATCCACAGTCCGGCCGGTCTGACGATTTACGCCATCGTAAACAAGCTGGTGGAGCTGGACGACATCAAGGACTCCGTAGAGGAGCAGCTCCCCGGAGATTAG
- a CDS encoding lactate utilization protein — MMEQAKTTERCADRLRRNGFEVATAADAHEAGEYIRSRIAELAPASISFGDSMTLYATGTVEWLRTQRTYPFIDTFEQGVPFRELIERRRQALLCDLFLTGANAVTLDGELHWLDMIGNRIAPIAFGPRHVILTVGRNKIVEDGDAAFRRIRETAAPRNAARHEDFDTPCVKTGRCMDCASPRRICNERLILHKCHPKGRITVVLIDEDLGL, encoded by the coding sequence ATGATGGAACAGGCAAAGACAACGGAGAGATGTGCCGACAGGCTGAGGCGCAACGGTTTTGAGGTGGCGACAGCAGCCGACGCACACGAGGCCGGCGAATACATCCGCAGCCGCATCGCCGAACTCGCGCCGGCGAGTATCTCCTTCGGCGACTCGATGACGCTCTACGCGACGGGGACGGTGGAGTGGCTGCGGACGCAGCGCACCTATCCGTTCATCGACACTTTCGAACAGGGCGTTCCTTTCAGGGAACTGATAGAAAGACGCCGGCAGGCGCTGTTATGCGACCTGTTCCTGACCGGCGCGAATGCCGTCACCCTCGACGGGGAGCTGCATTGGCTGGACATGATAGGCAACCGCATCGCTCCGATAGCCTTCGGACCGCGGCACGTCATCCTGACCGTCGGTCGGAACAAAATCGTGGAGGACGGCGATGCCGCCTTCAGGCGTATCCGCGAAACGGCCGCCCCGCGCAATGCGGCCCGTCATGAGGATTTCGACACGCCGTGCGTGAAAACGGGCCGGTGCATGGATTGTGCATCGCCCCGACGGATATGCAACGAACGGCTCATTCTGCACAAATGCCATCCGAAAGGGAGGATTACGGTGGTCTTGATTGACGAAGACCTCGGGCTGTAA
- a CDS encoding Dph6-related ATP pyrophosphatase gives MDARMKAVFNWSGGKDSALALLTALRSEKYDVVSLLTTVSGADGRSTMHAIPERVLRAQAASIGIPLCTVNVTPGGEPEHDTHAMRLAAERFRSQGVTRFIFGDIFLHDVRTYREERLRPYGIEVVEPLWELSPQKAMEAFLASGLEAVITTTWAERLGREYIGRRLNRATVADFPAGIDLCGENGEYHTLCYGGPLFRQSVAFRLGEPYRWSQEVGMEDGSRRTFSYWTADIA, from the coding sequence ATGGACGCACGCATGAAAGCCGTCTTCAACTGGAGCGGAGGCAAGGATTCGGCGCTCGCACTGCTGACAGCCCTGCGCTCGGAGAAATACGACGTCGTATCGCTTCTGACGACGGTCAGCGGCGCCGACGGCCGCTCCACAATGCACGCCATTCCCGAACGGGTGCTCCGGGCACAGGCCGCATCCATCGGCATTCCGCTCTGCACGGTGAACGTAACGCCGGGAGGGGAGCCGGAACACGATACGCATGCCATGCGGCTGGCTGCCGAACGGTTCCGGTCACAGGGAGTCACCCGTTTCATCTTCGGCGACATCTTTCTGCACGACGTCCGCACCTACCGCGAAGAGCGTCTACGGCCCTACGGTATCGAGGTGGTGGAACCGCTTTGGGAACTCTCGCCGCAGAAGGCCATGGAAGCGTTCCTCGCTTCGGGACTGGAGGCGGTCATCACCACGACCTGGGCAGAGCGATTGGGCAGGGAGTATATCGGCCGCAGACTGAACCGCGCGACGGTGGCGGACTTCCCCGCCGGAATCGACCTCTGCGGCGAGAACGGCGAATACCATACGCTCTGTTACGGCGGGCCCCTCTTCCGGCAGTCCGTCGCCTTTCGGCTGGGAGAACCCTACCGCTGGTCGCAGGAGGTCGGCATGGAGGACGGTTCGCGCCGTACCTTCTCCTACTGGACTGCCGACATCGCCTGA